The following proteins come from a genomic window of Suricata suricatta isolate VVHF042 chromosome 5, meerkat_22Aug2017_6uvM2_HiC, whole genome shotgun sequence:
- the GET1 gene encoding tail-anchored protein insertion receptor WRB isoform X2 has product MSRVLQKDAEQESQMRAEIQDMKQELSTVNMMDEFARYARLERRINKMTDKLKTHVKARTAQLAKIKWVISVAFYVLQPVGKREHLIHTWYFVGVPVRVTGGHAVCGGGRARPLSGRGAHRPHEAQPRERQLLEGCPDGVAHLEVLLCPCGRGAEQVDNSAGPPGGLPYQSSRRRRHHLLDFSLQQSRGHRAAPLQLRARRVRLDAANGGFSLIRKQRNCNAPAGTGASCCAAQSDTNRRRVCVFLPPFKMSCVGRAFVSYYLLIRSC; this is encoded by the exons ATGTCAAGGGTGCTGCAGAAGGACGCCGAGCAGGAGTCGCAGATGAGAGCGGAGATCCAGGATATGAAGCAAGAGCTCTCCACGGTCAACATGATGGATGAGTTCGCCAGATACGCCCGGCTGGAGAGGAGGATCAACAAGATGACGGATAAGCTTAAGACTCACG TGAAAGCTCGGACAGCCCAGTTGGCCAAGATCAAGTGGGTTATCAGTGTCGCCTTCTATGTATTGCAG CCCGTGGGGAAGCGAGAGCACCTTATCCACACGTGGTATTTTGTGGGGGTGCCGGTCCGGGTCACTGGCGGTCACGCGGTGTGCGGGGGTGGACGTGCCCGTCCGCTGTCCGGGCGGGGAGCCCACCGTCCTCACGAAGCCCAGCCCAGGGAGCGCCAGCTGCTGGAGG GCTGCCCTGATGGTGTCGCTCATCTGGAAGTACTACTCTGTCCCTGTGGCCGTGGTGCCGAGCAAGTGGATAACTCCGCTGGACCGCCTGGTGGCCTTCCCTACCAGAGTAGCAG GCGGCGTCGGCATCACCTGCTGGATTTTAGTCTGCAACAAAGTCGTGGCCATCGTGCTGCACCCCTTCAGCTGAGAGCCCGACGAGTCCGGCTGGACGCTGCGAACGGTGGATTTTCGCTT ATTAGAAAGCAGAGGAATTGTAACGCCCCCGCTGGGACTGGAGCCTCCTGTTGTGCTGCTCAGAGTGACACTAACCGGCGTCGcgtgtgtgtttttcttcctccGTTTAAAATGTCCTGCGTTGGGCGAGCCTTTGTATCGTATTATCTACTTATTCGAAGCTGTTAG